The following coding sequences are from one Enterococcus sp. 4G2_DIV0659 window:
- a CDS encoding metal ABC transporter ATP-binding protein — translation MSINNNNLTIEHLTVSYQGQKALLDISLQLPAGKITGIIGPNGAGKSTFLKGMLGLIKTDTRTVLIGNNPLDTQKKRIAYVEQRNALDLSFPINVMEVVLLGTYPELGLMKRPKKQEKEKALDALKTVQLDPFAKRQISELSGGQLQRVFIARVLAQDADIIVLDEPFVGIDMTSEKVIMAILKQLKDAGKTIVIVHHDLHKVTHYFDEVVILKKELIASGSVATTFTNKNIQLAYGETMGDIIIKGVADA, via the coding sequence ATGTCTATAAATAATAATAATCTTACAATCGAACATTTAACTGTTAGTTATCAAGGGCAAAAAGCCTTATTGGATATTTCATTACAATTACCTGCTGGAAAAATCACTGGAATTATCGGTCCAAATGGCGCAGGAAAATCTACTTTTTTAAAAGGAATGCTTGGATTGATCAAAACAGATACTCGAACCGTTCTCATAGGAAATAATCCACTTGATACTCAAAAAAAACGGATCGCTTATGTGGAACAACGTAACGCGTTAGATCTTTCTTTTCCCATTAATGTAATGGAAGTGGTTCTTTTAGGCACGTATCCTGAATTAGGCCTAATGAAACGACCTAAAAAGCAGGAAAAAGAAAAAGCTCTAGACGCACTTAAAACCGTTCAATTAGATCCCTTCGCCAAACGACAAATCAGTGAACTATCTGGCGGACAATTACAACGAGTCTTTATCGCTCGCGTACTTGCCCAAGATGCAGATATCATCGTGTTAGATGAACCATTTGTCGGAATTGATATGACTAGTGAAAAAGTCATTATGGCAATTCTTAAGCAATTAAAAGATGCTGGAAAAACCATTGTGATCGTTCATCATGATCTCCACAAAGTCACTCATTATTTTGATGAGGTGGTTATTCTAAAAAAAGAGTTAATTGCTTCAGGTTCTGTTGCTACGACTTTCACGAATAAAAACATTCAATTAGCTTATGGTGAAACAATGGGCGACATTATTATTAAAGGAGTTGCTGATGCATGA